A single genomic interval of Electrophorus electricus isolate fEleEle1 chromosome 4, fEleEle1.pri, whole genome shotgun sequence harbors:
- the LOC113587898 gene encoding tripartite motif-containing protein 16-like isoform X2: protein MLAEVVEKLKKKELQAAFPAHCYAGPGDVECDFCTGRKLKAIKSCLMCQASFCETHLKPHYGIPGLKMHKLVEASTHLQEKICSQHDKLMEIYCRTDQSCICYMCVMHEHRGHDTVSAVAEKIEKQSDLKEEQRKFQQRIQEKEKTVQELNQAVDTLKLSAQSAVEDSERIFTELICSIEKKCCEVRELIRDQEKTELSRAEELLDQLEQEIAVLKRRDTEMEQLSHTEDHIHFLQSFPCLCVSSESEDSPSIHIHQHLSFDVVNKSLSDLKERLEEFCMEEFSKISPQAAAVQILPPEPKTREDFLKYFCQLTLDPNTAQCRLSLSEMNRVVIWSGEYQRYSDHPERFNRWPQVMCKERVCGRCYWEVEQISGGGVFISVSYKDIRRKGRSYECLFGYNSQSWSLWCSSTLSFCHNNIETEIPGPPSSRIGVYVDHSAGTLSFYRVSDTMTLMHTVHTTFTQPLYGGFWVGLDSSVRLCDPY from the exons ATGCTGGCTGAAGTGgtggagaaactgaagaagaaaGAACTCCAAGCTGCTTTTCCTGCTCACTGTTATGCTGGAcctggagatgtggagtgtgattTCTGCACTGGGAGAAAACTCAAAGCTATCAAATCCTGTCTGATGTGTCAGGCCTCCTTCTGTGAAACTCATCTGAAACCTCACTATGGCATTCCTGGCTTGAAAATGCACAAGCTGGTCGAAGCCTCCACACACCTACAGGAGAAGATCTGCTCTCAGCATGACAAACTGATGGAGATCTACTGTCGTACTGATCAAAGCTGCAtctgttatatgtgtgtgatgcatgAACACAGAGGACATGATACAGTTTCTGCTGTAGCAGAAAAAAttgagaaacag AGTGATCTaaaggaggagcagaggaaattCCAGCAGAGaatccaggagaaagagaagacggTCCAGGAGCTGAATCAGGCTGTAGACACTCTTAAG CTCTCTGCACAGTCAGCAGTGgaggacagtgagaggatctTTACTGAGCTGATCTGCTCCATTGAGAAAAAGTGCTGTGAGGTGAGAgagctgatcagagatcaggagAAGACTGAACTGAGTCGAGCTGAAGAACTCCTGGATCAACTGGAGCAGGAGATTGCTGTTCTtaagaggagagacactgagatggagcagctctcccacacagaAGATCACATCCATTTCCTCCAG AGTTTcccgtgtctctgtgtctcttctgaATCTGAGGACTCTCCCAGCATCCATATCCATCAACATCTCTCATTTGATGTAGTGAACAAATCGCTCTCTGATCTGAAAGAGCGACTAGAGGAATTCTGCATGGAGGAATTCAGCAAAATCTCTCCACAAG ctgcagcagttcagATTTTACCCCCAGAGCCAAAGACCAGAGAAGATTTCCTAAAAT ATTTCTGTCAGCTGACTCTGGatccaaacacagcacagtgtcGCCTCAGTCTGTCTGAGATGAACAGAGTGGTGATATGGAGTGGAGAATACCAGCGATActctgatcatccagagagatttaaCCGGTGGCCTCAGGTGATGTgtaaggagagagtgtgtggacgctgttactgggaggttgagcagatcagtgggggaggggtgttcatatcagtctcatataaagaTATCAGAAGGAAAGGACGGAGTTATGAGTGTCTGTTTGGATACAACTCTCAGTCCTGGAGTCTGTGGtgttcttccactctctctttctgccacaaTAACATTGAGACTGAGATCCCAGGACCACCATCCTCCAGaataggagtgtatgtggatcacagtgcaggaactctgtccttctacagagtCTCTGACACAATGACCCTCATGCACACAGTCCACACCACATTCACTCAGCCCCTCTATGGTGGGTTCTGGGTTGGTCTGGATTCATCTGTGAGGTTGTGTGATCCTTACTAA
- the LOC113587897 gene encoding tripartite motif-containing protein 16-like protein isoform X7, whose amino-acid sequence MKMSNIPEQLLDFLEELVTTELKKFQWYLTNSVEDDKRIPKSQLENADRHDTVDKMVQKYGTFGAVNMTEVILKKMGNNQLAEKLRTSTRGSSPATSVKENIGYDTVAAAEKRIQKQSALKEVQRKWQQTIQEKEKKVQELKQAVDTLKRSAQAAVEDSEKIFNELIRSIKKKCCEVKELIRDQEKIELSRAKGLLDQLEQEIADLKRRNPELEQLYHTEDHTHFLQKFQSLLVSSGSEDSTSIPVHQHLLFDGVKKSLSDLKERLEEFCMEEFNKIPPHAVAVQMILPSEPKTREDFVKDFCQLTLDPNTAHHRLSLSEQNRVVTRNERVQRYSDHSERFDRCVQVLSKESVCGRGYWEVEWSSKGYVSISVSYKGINRKQEDIYSKFGHNSQSWSLRCASTLTFWHNNIETKIPGKPPSKIGVHVDHSAGTLSFYRVSDTMTVLHTVHATFTQPIYAGFKVGVNSTVRLCDVK is encoded by the exons GATGTCCAACATTCCAGAACAGCTGCTGGACTTCCTAGAGGAGTTGGTCACAACGGAACTGAAGAAGTTCCAGTGGTATCTAACTAACAGTGTGGAAGATGACAAACGCATCCCAAAGTCTCAGCTGgagaatgcagacagacatgACACTGTGGACAAGATGGTGCAGAAATATGGCACATTTGGAGCTGTGAATATGACGGAGGTCATCTTGAAGAAGATGGGCAACAACCAACTGGCTGAAAAACTGAGGACCAGTACCAGAGGAAGTAGTCCAG CTACATCTGTTAAAGAAAACATAGGCTACGATACAGTTGCTGCTGCAGAAAAAAGAATccagaaacag AGTGCTCTAAAGGAGGTGCAGAGGAAATGGCAGCAGACAAtccaggagaaggagaagaaagtccaggagctgaagcaggctgTGGACACTCTTAAG CgctctgcacaggcagcagtggaggacaGTGAGAAGATCTTTAATGAGCTGATCCGCTCCATTAAGAAAAAGTGCTGTGAAGTAAAAgagctgatcagagatcaggagAAGATTGAACTGAGTCGAGCTAAAGGACTCCTGGATCAACTGGAGCAGGAGATTGCTGATCTTAAGAGGAGAAAccctgagctggagcagctctaCCACACAGAGGATCACACCCATTTCCTCCAG aAATTCCAGTCTCTCCTTGTCTCTTCTGGATCTGAGGACTCTACAAGCATCCCTGTCCATCAACATCTCTTATTTGATGGAGTgaagaaatctctctctgatctgaaaGAGCGACTAGAGGAATTCTGCATGGAGGAATTCAACAAAATCCCTCCACATG CTGTAGCAGTTCAGATGATTTTACCTTCAGAGCCAAAGACCAGAGAAGATTTCGttaaag atttttgtCAGCTGACTCTGGATCCCAACACAGCACATCATCGCCTCAGTCTGTCTGAGCAGAACAGAGTGGTGACACGTAATGAGAGAGTCCAGCGATACTCTGATCATTCAGAGAGATTTGATCGCTGTGTTCAGGTGTTGagtaaggagagtgtgtgtggacgaGGTTACTGGGAGGTTGAATGGAGCAGTAAGGGATATGTGAGtatatcagtctcatataaagGCATCAACAGGAAACAAGAGGACATTTATTCTAAGTTTGGACACAACTCTCAGTCCTGGAGTCTGCGGTGTGCTTCCACTCTCACTTTCTGGCACAACAACATTGAGACTAAGATCCCAGGAAAACCACCCTCTAAAATAGGAGTGCATGTGGATCACAGTGCAGGAACTCTGTCATTCTACAGGGTCTCTGACACAATGACCGTCCTACACACAGTCCACGCCACATTCACTCAGCCCATCTATGCTGGGTTCAAAGTTGGTGTAAATTCAACTGTCAGGTTATGtgatgtaaaataa
- the LOC113587898 gene encoding tripartite motif-containing protein 16-like isoform X1: MREARISVAQDQFICPVCLDLLKDPVTIPCGHSFCVVCINDCWDQNNQRRIYSCPQCRETFTPRPVLHRNNMLAEVVEKLKKKELQAAFPAHCYAGPGDVECDFCTGRKLKAIKSCLMCQASFCETHLKPHYGIPGLKMHKLVEASTHLQEKICSQHDKLMEIYCRTDQSCICYMCVMHEHRGHDTVSAVAEKIEKQSDLKEEQRKFQQRIQEKEKTVQELNQAVDTLKLSAQSAVEDSERIFTELICSIEKKCCEVRELIRDQEKTELSRAEELLDQLEQEIAVLKRRDTEMEQLSHTEDHIHFLQSFPCLCVSSESEDSPSIHIHQHLSFDVVNKSLSDLKERLEEFCMEEFSKISPQAAAVQILPPEPKTREDFLKYFCQLTLDPNTAQCRLSLSEMNRVVIWSGEYQRYSDHPERFNRWPQVMCKERVCGRCYWEVEQISGGGVFISVSYKDIRRKGRSYECLFGYNSQSWSLWCSSTLSFCHNNIETEIPGPPSSRIGVYVDHSAGTLSFYRVSDTMTLMHTVHTTFTQPLYGGFWVGLDSSVRLCDPY; this comes from the exons ATGAGAGAAGCCCGTATTTCAGTAGCTCAGGACCAGTTCATCTGTCCAGTCTGTCTGGATCTCTTGAAGGATCCAGTGACTATTCCCTGTGGACACAgtttctgtgtggtgtgtattaatGACTGCTGGGATCAGAATAATCAGAGGAGAATTTACAGCTGCCCTCAGTGCAGAGAGACTTTCACTCCAAGACCTGTTCTACACAGAAACAACATGCTGGCTGAAGTGgtggagaaactgaagaagaaaGAACTCCAAGCTGCTTTTCCTGCTCACTGTTATGCTGGAcctggagatgtggagtgtgattTCTGCACTGGGAGAAAACTCAAAGCTATCAAATCCTGTCTGATGTGTCAGGCCTCCTTCTGTGAAACTCATCTGAAACCTCACTATGGCATTCCTGGCTTGAAAATGCACAAGCTGGTCGAAGCCTCCACACACCTACAGGAGAAGATCTGCTCTCAGCATGACAAACTGATGGAGATCTACTGTCGTACTGATCAAAGCTGCAtctgttatatgtgtgtgatgcatgAACACAGAGGACATGATACAGTTTCTGCTGTAGCAGAAAAAAttgagaaacag AGTGATCTaaaggaggagcagaggaaattCCAGCAGAGaatccaggagaaagagaagacggTCCAGGAGCTGAATCAGGCTGTAGACACTCTTAAG CTCTCTGCACAGTCAGCAGTGgaggacagtgagaggatctTTACTGAGCTGATCTGCTCCATTGAGAAAAAGTGCTGTGAGGTGAGAgagctgatcagagatcaggagAAGACTGAACTGAGTCGAGCTGAAGAACTCCTGGATCAACTGGAGCAGGAGATTGCTGTTCTtaagaggagagacactgagatggagcagctctcccacacagaAGATCACATCCATTTCCTCCAG AGTTTcccgtgtctctgtgtctcttctgaATCTGAGGACTCTCCCAGCATCCATATCCATCAACATCTCTCATTTGATGTAGTGAACAAATCGCTCTCTGATCTGAAAGAGCGACTAGAGGAATTCTGCATGGAGGAATTCAGCAAAATCTCTCCACAAG ctgcagcagttcagATTTTACCCCCAGAGCCAAAGACCAGAGAAGATTTCCTAAAAT ATTTCTGTCAGCTGACTCTGGatccaaacacagcacagtgtcGCCTCAGTCTGTCTGAGATGAACAGAGTGGTGATATGGAGTGGAGAATACCAGCGATActctgatcatccagagagatttaaCCGGTGGCCTCAGGTGATGTgtaaggagagagtgtgtggacgctgttactgggaggttgagcagatcagtgggggaggggtgttcatatcagtctcatataaagaTATCAGAAGGAAAGGACGGAGTTATGAGTGTCTGTTTGGATACAACTCTCAGTCCTGGAGTCTGTGGtgttcttccactctctctttctgccacaaTAACATTGAGACTGAGATCCCAGGACCACCATCCTCCAGaataggagtgtatgtggatcacagtgcaggaactctgtccttctacagagtCTCTGACACAATGACCCTCATGCACACAGTCCACACCACATTCACTCAGCCCCTCTATGGTGGGTTCTGGGTTGGTCTGGATTCATCTGTGAGGTTGTGTGATCCTTACTAA